Genomic window (Paenibacillus sp. PK3_47):
CAGTTTTCGTGACCATTTCACTAGTGTATAACAATTAATGTTCGTGTTTGGCGTCACTTTCATGTAATATTTAGCTTTTTTGTTGCCGTTAGGACTATAATTATGTATAATAGCTATTGTTATCGACGCAATTGTACGATATTCTGTTTTCAAAGGTGGTTTCATGGCAGAACTGGAAAACAGCGAACAGAAGAAGAAGATGTGCCAGATCTACAATGAGATCTCCAAGGAATTGTTTGGTTTCGGGACGACCTTGCTCCGCGTTACTGTCGATCAGCGGGTCATTACCTTTCACGCCAAGCACCGCAGGTCTCCCAGGTCAACCGCCTTGGAAGGCGAGGCACCAGAGCTTAAGCAGGAAGTGGATTTTCGGATGTCGATGCTGTTCAAGAAGAAATTCAAAGAACGGCTCGAAGCAGAGATGGGATTAACCATTGAGGTTCTGCTCCGGGATTACGACGCGCCGACCCAGTGGGCCTTTACGAATATGATATTGGCCGAAGAATGACAGCTTCAACAGGATATTTGCGGATTTTTGCTTTTGATCTATCTTAAGCGAAGACCGTCCTTCTATAACGGGTAGCTCTTTACTTTGTTTATACAAAGAAAAGTGTTCTTGTTCCTACAAGAATGCTTTTCTTTTTTTTACGAAAAAATAAGGAAACTGAACGGTTTATTACCAACTGGGGGTGCTGCTGATCCGTTTTACGCTGCCGATTGCTTCGAACAATGACTGACAGATCATACCGGATTTGCAGGATAAACACTGGATTTGTAACACCTATTACCACTACATTTGGGAGGTTTTTGACTAATGAAAAAGATTATGACCACCGGCCTTGCTCTGGCCCTCACTTCTATGCTGGCTGCCTGCGGCTCCAACAATGCGGCAACGAATAACGCCGGAACAAGCAATGCGGCTGCACCGGAAGCCAACCAATCGGGTGAGCCAACGGAACTTGTGATCTCTACCTGGGGCTTCTCGGAGGATTTTTTCAAAGCATCCGTCTACGAGCCGTTTGAGAAAGAGCACAATGTAAAAATCGTGGTGGAAATCGGCAATAACGCTGAACGCCTGAACAAAATCCGCCAGGGCAGCTCGGATGTAGATGTCGTCTACCTGTCCGATTACTATGCGCAGCAGGGAATCAATGAAGGGCTGTTCGAAAGTATCGACAACAGCAAGATTCCGAATCTGGAGAACATTTACGATATTGCGAGAGCGCCGCTCGGTGCAGAATACGGTCCTGCTTACACGATCGGACGCCTGGGCATTGCCTATAATCCGGCGCTGGTTGAAGGTGGCGTATCTTCCTGGGCTGATCTGTGGACCAAGTTCGACAAGAACCTGACCCTGCCGGCGATTACGGCAACTGCAGGCCCAATGGTTGTGGATGCGGCCTCTGCTGCAGCGGGCGATGCAACCTTCAATGAAGATACAGCATTCACGAAGCTGAAGGAACTGGACAACAATGTTGTGAAATACTACAGCCAGACCTCTGAATATGTGAATATGTTCAGCCAGGAAGAAATCGCCGGCGGTCCGATTATGGAAATGTACTTCAAGGATCTGCAGGCTGCTGTGCCCGATGCTAAATTTGTGGCACCATCCGAAGGTGCCTATGCCGTAATGAATACCATCAACGTTGTCAAAGGCAGCGACAATAAAGAACTCGCCGAGGAATTCATCAACTGGCAGCTGAGCGATGAAGTGCAGGAAGCATCCGCCAAAGCGAAGGTCGATTCCCCGGTTAGCATGAACGTCATGCTGACACCTGAAGAAGCTGTGGGTGTAACTTACGGTGCGGATGTGATCGGCCAGCTGCGCAAGCTGGATATGTCCTTCGTGAATGAGCACATCACCGAATGGACGGACCGTTTCAACCGTGAGATCGGCGGCTAAGGATGACGGCACGTAAAAAAGTTATTCTGGACGTAGATACAGGAGTGGACGATGCGCTGGCGATCATGCTGGCGGTGGCGAGCGGAGAGCTCGACATTCTCGGAATCACCACGGTTAACGGCAATGTGTCCCTGAATCAGGCCACCTTGAATACCTGTAAAATCCTTGAACTGCTCGGAGTATCCGGGCAGATTCCGGTGTTCCGCGGAGCGGACGCGCCGCTGCTTCGCAAGCCGGTCTTCGAGCACCGTGTACACGGTGCCGACGGCATCGGTGGTGCACTTCGTGATCATGCCGTCACGAAGCGGGCTGAGGCAGAAGCAGCGGAGGATTTCATCATCCGCCAGCTGTCGGCACAGCGCGGAGAAGTGACGCTGATCATGACCGCGCCGCTGACCAATCTGGCGCGTGCGCTGCACAAATGCCCGGAGCTGACGCAGTATGCTGCGGAAGTCATTGTAATGGGCGGTGTGGTGCAGGGATTCGGCAATGTTACGCCAACTGCGGAATATAACATGTACGTCGATCCGGAAGCGGCCAAGCTGGTGCTGGCTGCCGGATTCCCCAAGCTGACGCTGGTCGGGCTTGATGTTACCCGCCGTGCGCTGCTGGGCGCAGACGATATACAGAAGCTTCAGAACCCGGTGATCCGCGAATATGTGGAGCAGAGTACGGCGGATTACCGTACACGTTATTTCGAACGCAACGGTGTGCAGGCCTGTGCGCTGCATGATCCGCTGGCAGTAGGCGTGGCGCTGAACCGCTCGTTTGTTACCGTGCAGAATTACTATGTGGATGTGGAGACCCGCAGCGACCTCTGCGACGGGCAGACCGTCTGCGATTTCCAGAACCGGCTGGGCAAGCCGGCAAATACCGGTGTCTGCCTGGAGGTGGATGCGCCCGCTTTTCTGGAATGCTTCATTACCAGCTTAAATCGATTGAACCAAGAGCCGAAGAAGGACGGGAGTCATTAGAATGAACAAAAGAGCAATCTATCTGCTGCTGCCGGGGCTCCTGTTCCTGGCGGCATTCATGCTGGTGCCGATTACGCTGACTGTAGGTTCCACTTTTGTGCAGGACGGGAAGCTGACGCTGGAAGGGTATCTGCATTTTTTCCGCGACGGATACTTTAACCGCATCCTGCTCACTACGCTCCGGGTGAGTGTAGTGACTACGCTGATCTGTATGCTGCTCGGGTATCCGGCGGCTTACTATATCTCGCGGGCCAGTGCCCGCAAGAAGGGGATTCTGCTGGCGCTGTCGATCTTTCCGCTGCTGACCAGTCCCGTTGTACGTTCCTTTAGCTGGATGATTATCCTCGGCAAAAAAGGGCTGATCAACTCTTTTCTCGTCAATACCGGGCTGATCGACAAACCGCTGGACATTCTCTATACGCCTGCTGCCATGATGATCGGGCTTGTGCATCTGTTCCTGCCGCTGATCATTATTACGCTTCTCGGGGTGATGGAGAATCTGGATCATGAGCTGGTGCGGGCGGCGCGCAGTCTCGGGGCTTCCCCGTTCGCGGCGTTCCGTAAAATCACCTTTCCTCTGACGGTGCCGGGTCTTATTATCGGCGGAATTCTGGTCTTCGTCGGCAGCCTTACGGCGTATACTACGCCGGCACTGCTCGGCGGTAAGGAACGGGTGGTCTCGACCTTCCTGTACCAGAATGCGATGACGCTGAATGACTGGCAGGCAGCCTCCGTTATCGCTGTAATTATGATTGTTATTACATTTGTGGTGGTAGGGCTGATGAACGCCTGGGCCAACCGCTTAAATCCGAAGGGGTGAGAACATGAAGGAAGGGAACCGCGCGCTGTCACTGTATACGGTGCTGGTCTTTATATTTTTGCTGGGTCCGCTCGTTATCATTTCTATAACTTCCTTTGAGCCGGGCACGGTCCTGAAATTCCCCCCTGAGGGCTTTTCACTGAAGTGGTATCAGAATATCTTCGAGGTCAGTGCCTTCATGGAGACCTTCAAAACATCGATGATCATCTCGCTGCTCGGCAATCTGCTGGCACTTCTGCTGGGTGTACCGGCAGCTTATGCCCTGAGCCGTTACCGGTTCCGCGGACGCGATACGCTGAATGCGATTTTTCTGTCTCCGGTGCTGATTCCCGGCATTGTGCTGGGCTTTACGCTGCTGCGCTACCTGATTGTA
Coding sequences:
- a CDS encoding nucleoside hydrolase; the encoded protein is MTARKKVILDVDTGVDDALAIMLAVASGELDILGITTVNGNVSLNQATLNTCKILELLGVSGQIPVFRGADAPLLRKPVFEHRVHGADGIGGALRDHAVTKRAEAEAAEDFIIRQLSAQRGEVTLIMTAPLTNLARALHKCPELTQYAAEVIVMGGVVQGFGNVTPTAEYNMYVDPEAAKLVLAAGFPKLTLVGLDVTRRALLGADDIQKLQNPVIREYVEQSTADYRTRYFERNGVQACALHDPLAVGVALNRSFVTVQNYYVDVETRSDLCDGQTVCDFQNRLGKPANTGVCLEVDAPAFLECFITSLNRLNQEPKKDGSH
- a CDS encoding DUF2294 domain-containing protein, whose protein sequence is MAELENSEQKKKMCQIYNEISKELFGFGTTLLRVTVDQRVITFHAKHRRSPRSTALEGEAPELKQEVDFRMSMLFKKKFKERLEAEMGLTIEVLLRDYDAPTQWAFTNMILAEE
- a CDS encoding ABC transporter permease — encoded protein: MNKRAIYLLLPGLLFLAAFMLVPITLTVGSTFVQDGKLTLEGYLHFFRDGYFNRILLTTLRVSVVTTLICMLLGYPAAYYISRASARKKGILLALSIFPLLTSPVVRSFSWMIILGKKGLINSFLVNTGLIDKPLDILYTPAAMMIGLVHLFLPLIIITLLGVMENLDHELVRAARSLGASPFAAFRKITFPLTVPGLIIGGILVFVGSLTAYTTPALLGGKERVVSTFLYQNAMTLNDWQAASVIAVIMIVITFVVVGLMNAWANRLNPKG
- a CDS encoding ABC transporter substrate-binding protein, yielding MKKIMTTGLALALTSMLAACGSNNAATNNAGTSNAAAPEANQSGEPTELVISTWGFSEDFFKASVYEPFEKEHNVKIVVEIGNNAERLNKIRQGSSDVDVVYLSDYYAQQGINEGLFESIDNSKIPNLENIYDIARAPLGAEYGPAYTIGRLGIAYNPALVEGGVSSWADLWTKFDKNLTLPAITATAGPMVVDAASAAAGDATFNEDTAFTKLKELDNNVVKYYSQTSEYVNMFSQEEIAGGPIMEMYFKDLQAAVPDAKFVAPSEGAYAVMNTINVVKGSDNKELAEEFINWQLSDEVQEASAKAKVDSPVSMNVMLTPEEAVGVTYGADVIGQLRKLDMSFVNEHITEWTDRFNREIGG